The genomic window AAGGTAAAGACTGGAATCCCGCGGTGTTTGACAACCTCAAACAATTTCTTGGTTTGGGCCTCGATACCCTTGGCAGAGTCTACTACCATGACCGCAGCATCCACCGCCATCAAGGTACGATAGGTATCTTCTGAAAAGTCCTCGTGTCCTGGAGTGTCTAGGATGTTTACCCGTTTCCCATCGTAGTCAAACTGCATAACAGATGACGTGACTGAAATCCCACGTTGTTTCTCGATATCCATCCAGTCTGACTTAGCAAAGTTTCCTGTTTTCTTCCCTTTTACAGTACCTGCCTCACGAATCTCTCCCCCAAAATAGAGCAATTGCTCAGTAATGGTTGTTTTCCCCGCGTCCGGGTGAGAGATGATGGCAAAGGTACGGCGTTTCTTAATTTCTTCTTGAATACTCATAAGTTCTCTTTCTTTCTACTTTTTTAATTATTTTAATTTATAATCACTCTTTATTACATCGGACCCTAACATTCCTTTCAACACTTCATTATATCGGATTTTAGAGAGTTTTTCAATTGCTTACACAAGAAAAAGCAGGTCAAGATACTAGACCTGCTCTTCAGATTCTTTATTCATTATTTATTTTGTATCGCTAGTAACAATCTCTTCAAAATTTAATTTTTTCTAGAGCAATTTTCTTTTGCCAACGTTTTTTAAACAAAATATCAAAGAGCACTAAGGCTGACGAAAGAATGATTGAAACCAGAAGATACTTTATCCATATAGGGGCATCTGGAATAAAAGGTGTGGTATTCAAAAGTCCATAGTTCCCACCTGTTACTTGATTGACCCCAACTAGGAAAAGGTTGAGAATAAAAGTGTAGGCAATAATTCGATACTTTTTAAGTAGGTTTTTATCGTAGTGATTCATGAGATAAACCAGGGAATTGACCAAGAGAGCATAATGGCCAATCAGGAAAGAAAAGCTGGTAATATGCGGGAAATCATAGGGGTCAAAAACAGGGTAGCCCAAGGCAAATACTGCTCCACTGGCTCCCAAAAGGGCAAAATACTGCTTGGTTTTCCATTTATCTGGCAAGAATACTACTGCAAACATGGCCAAACGGCAATGGTAAAGAGGCAGGCTGTTCGAAAATGGAATGCTAAAGCCTATATACCAGGTATAAAGAGCTAGCAATTGCGCTATTTGAATCCACTTAAACAATCGAACAAATTTGGGATTTTTGTAGTAAGTAAGAGAAGCATAAATAGACAAGGCGAGAAGGCCTATCATAACTCCATACCAAAAAATCGGAATAGGCGGTGGCGTCGTTTGGGTTCTTGTAATAAAATGATGCATAAAGTCTCCTTAAGGTAACGAATTCAGTTGTATATTAACTATTCTTATGTTTATATTTAGCGAGTTGATTGATAAGGATGAGAATACCTGTCATCAAACTGGTCACTATCAAATAGTTAAGCAAACTACCATGATCCCCAATCACAGGCGGCTTGCTCATAAAGCCATAATTTCCTCCTGTCAAGAGGTTGGCTATCAAGATAATGGCATTAACTCCAAGAGTCATCTGGCATATTTTCCAAGTATCCCCTTTTTCAACTTTATAATATCTAACAAGATAAATCAAGCAGTTAGCCAAGAGGGCCAAGTGTCCGAAAACATTGTTCACGGACGAAACATGAGGGAAAGGAAAAGGATAAAAGACTGGATAAACCAAGGCCATGATAGAACCAAAAACTCCAACCAGGGCAAAATATTGCTTGAAAAAGGTCTTATCCGGAGCAAATAGAATAATCCACATAGCCATGCGACTATGGTAAAAAGGGAGAGCCTCAGATAGGGGCAGACGTGCAGCAATATACCAAGCGTTGATGATGAGCAACTGAATCAATTGTCCCCAATACCAAAATTCTCGGTAACGTTTAGAGCTTGCATAGCGCATCGATAAAACAGCTATGATTACCAAAGAAGTAGGTAATAAAAAGTAAAATGCTCCTAAATGAGGAGGGACTGTCTTTTTACTGGTAAAAAGTAACTCCCAAAGCGTCATGTGTCATCCTTAACGTCTTCTAGTTGGGTTAATGATACATCCTTTTTACCAACTAAAAACGACTGTTATTCTTTCTTCTAATTTCAACCATTATATCGAAATAAAAAGTATTTTTCAATTTCTGTTTCTTTTTAGCTTGACTTGCCTTATTTATAGGAAAATATGGTAAAATAGAACAGATAAAGAATCATCATTTCACGAAAGGATAAAAGATGAAAATTACGCAAGAAGAGGTGACTCACGTTGCCAATCTTTCTAAATTAAAATTCACTGAAAATGAAACAGCTGAGTTTGCGACAACCTTGTCTAAAATTGTTGATATGGTTGAATTGCTCAGTGAAGTTGACACAACTGGTGTTGAACCAACGACTACCATGGCTGATCGTAAGACCGTATTGCGACCGGATGTTGCTGAAAAAGGAACTGACCGTGACCGCTTGTTTAAAAATGTACCTGAAAAAGAAAACTACTATATCAAGGTACCAGCTATCCTAGATGACGGAGGAGATGCCTAATGACTTTTAACAATAAAACGATTGAAGATTTGCACAACCTCCTTGTTTCTAAGGAAATTTCAGCAACAGAACTTACCCAAGCGACACTTGACGATATCAAGGCGCGTGAAGAGGCTATCAATGCCTTTGTCACTATCGCTGAAGATCAAGCTCTTGCTCAAGCTAAAGCTATTGATGAAGCTGGAATCGATGCTGACAATGTTCTTTCAGGGATTCCCCTAGCTGTTAAGGATAACATTTCTACAGATGGTCTCTTAACAACAGCAGCCTCAAAAATGCTCTATAACTACGAGCCTATCTTTGATGCCACAGCTGTTGCCAATGCAAAATCTAAGGGCATGATTATTGTCGGAAAAACCAACATGGATGAGTTTGCTATGGGTGGTTCTGGCGAAACATCATATTATGGACCAACTAAAAATGCTTGGGACCACAGCAAGGTTCCTGGTGGATCATCAAGTGGTTCAGCTGCTGCTGTAGCTTCTGGACAAGTCCGTTTATCACTTGGTTCTGATACTGGTGGATCTATCCGCCAACCTGCTGCCTTCAACGGGATCGTTGGTCTCAAGCCAACCTATGGAACTGTTTCACGTTTTGGTCTTATTGCCTTTGGTAGTTCATTAGACCAGATTGGGCCTTTCGCTCCAACTGTGAAGGAAAACGCCCTATTGCTCAATGCGATTGCCAGTGAAGATGCCAAAGACTCTACTTCTGCTCCTGTTCGTGTAGCAGACTTTACTTCAAAAATCGGTCAAGACATTAAGGGCATGAGAATTGCTTTGCCTAAGGAATACCTTGGTGAAGGGATTGACCCAGAGGTAAAGGAATCTATCCTCAACGCTGCTAAGCACTTTGAAAAACTTGGTGCTATCGTTGAAGAAGTTAGCCTTCCTCACTCTAAATACGGAGTTGCCGTTTACTACATTATCGCTTCATCAGAAGCATCATCAAACTTACAACGTTTTGACGGTATCCGTTACGGCTACCGCGCAGAGGATGCAACGAATCTTGATGAAATCTATGTAAACAGCCGTAGCCAAGGCTTCGGCGAAGAAGTAAAACGCCGTATCATGCTTGGTACTTTCAGTCTTTCATCAGGTTACTATGATGCCTACTACAAGAAGGCTGGACAAGTCCGTACCCTCATCATCCAAGATTTCGAAAAAGTCTTTGCTGATTATGACTTGATTTTGGGACCAACTGCTCCTAGCGTTGCCTACGACTTGGATTCACTCAACCATGATCCAGTTGCTATGTACTTGGCTGACCTTTTGACTATCCCTGTCAACTTGGCTGGTCTGCCAGGAATTTCTATTCCTGCTGGATTTGTTCAAGGTCTACCAGTAGGACTCCAATTGATTGGTCCTAAATATTCAGAAAAGACTATTTACCAAGCTGCTGCTGCTTTTGAAGCAACAACAGATTACCACAAACAACAACCCGTGATTTTTGGAGGTGATAACTAATGAACTTTGAAACAGTCATTGGACTTGAAGTCCACGTAGAGCTCAACACCAATTCAAAAATCTTCTCACCTACTTCTGCCCACTTTGGAAATGACCAAAACGCCAATACTAACGTAATTGACTGGTCTTTCCCAGGAGTACTACCTGTTCTCAATAAAGGTGTTGTGGATGCTGGTATCAAGGCAGCTCTTGCCCTCAACATGGACATACACCAGAAGATGCACTTTGACCGCAAGAACTACTTCTATCCTGACAATCCTAAAGCCTACCAAATTTCTCAGTTTGATGAGCCAATCGGTTACAACGGTTGGATTGAAGTAGAACTTGAAGATGGTACAACTAAGAAAATCGGTATCGAACGTGCCCACTTGGAAGAAGATGCCGGTAAGAACACCCACGGAACAGATGGTTTCTCTTATGTCGACCTCAACCGCCAAGGGGTGCCTTTGATTGAGATTGTATCTGAAGCCGACATGCGTTCACCAGAAGAAGCTTACGCTTATCTAACAGCTCTTAAGGAAGTTATTCAGTACGCTGGTATTTCTGACGTTAAGATGGAGGAAGGGTCTATGCGTGTGGATGCCAATATCTCTCTTCGTCCTTATGGTCAAGAGAAATTCGGTACCAAGACTGAGTTGAAAAACTTGAACTCCTTCTCAAACGTGCGTAAGGGTCTTGAATACGAAGTGCAACGTCAGGCTGAAATCCTTCGCTCAGGTGGTCAAATTCGCCAAGAAACACGTCGTTACGACGAAGCTAATAAAGCAACTATCCTCATGCGTGTTAAGGAAGGTGCTGCAGACTACCGCTACTTCCCAGAACCAGATCTACCACTCTTTGAAATCTCAGATGAGTGGATTGAGGAAATGCGTACTGAGTTACCAGAGTTTCCAAAAGAACGCCGTGCTCGCTATGTCTCTCAACTCGGATTATCAGACTACGATGCTAGCCAGTTGACTGCCAATAAAGTCACTTCTGACTTCTTTGAGAAAGCAGTTGCCCTTGGTGGCGATGCTAAGCAAGTCTCAAACTGGCTCCAAGGTGAAGTCGCTCAGTTCTTGAATGCTGAAGGTAAGACACTAGAACAAATTGAGTTAACTCCAGAAAACTTAGTAGAAATGATCGCTATCATCGAAGACGGCACTATTTCATCTAAGATTGCCAAGAAAGTCTTTGTCCACCTTGCTAAAAATGGTGGAGGTGCTCGTGAATACGTTGAAAAAGCCGGTTTGGTTCAGATCTCAGATCCAGATATCTTGATTCCAATCATCCATCAAGTCTTTGCTGATAACGAAGTTGCTGTTGCCGACTTCAAGTCAGGAAAACGTAACGCTGACAAGGCCTTCACAGGATTCCTCATGAAAGCAACCAAGGGCCAAGCCAATCCACAAGTTGCTCTTAAACTACTTTCCCAAGAATTGGCTAAGTTGAAAGAGAACGAGTAAATATACTTTCGTTAATAGCCTTTTCTACTAAAAAATAGAATAAGGAGAATAAATGAACAAATTTTTACGAGTACTATTTATTTTAGTTATTATCGCAATGTTGGGTGCTTCTATTCTACAAATCTTTCTCCCATCCTATATGGGAGAGCATTCTGGTTACGGTATTTCTGTAGGATGGCAAAGAGAAATTGGAATTTGGAATCTAGCTGTCTTAATTATTATTCTTGCTGTTAATATTAAGTACGATTGGTTTTACCTGAGAATTGCCCTTCTTGCCCTTATTATTGGTGGTATAGGAATAGGAACAAATCATTTGTTAAGTTTTATTGAATTTCATTCTCCTGTTAATGCGATTGGTGCTATCGAGAATTATTTACTCGTATTTGGTTGGATTATAGGGTGGTTTATTGAAAATAAAACAATAAAACTCCAAAACTCTTTATAGACATAAAATTTAGCAAAAACTATTTTTGTACTCACATAGTTAGGAGACATATGAAAAAGTTATATACTCTTATCGCTACTTTCTTGCTTCTTCTCTTTGTGACACCCCTGCAATCAATCGATGCAGGTGTTGGACATTCTCGAAGTGGTAGCTCTAGTCACAGTAGCTCACGAAGCAGTAGCAGTTCTCGAAGTAGTAGTTCTAGCCGAAGTCGTTCAAATGGTAGTTCTTCTTCTAGAAGCAGCTATCGTTCTGGCGGTAGCTACTCAAGTTTAGATGGTTCTCTAGGGACAGGAATGAGCATTCTTATCATGTTTGGTGTCGGAGCTTTCTTACTCTTCATGCTCATCAAATATTTGAGTGACCAGAATTCATCATCTGGTAAATCTTATGGCAGCTCGCCTAGCTACAATGCTGAACCAACACTTCACCGTCGAGTGATAAACAACACCTTGGCTATCGATCGTGTCCGTTCTGGGGACCCAAACTTTGATGCAGACACTTTCACTTCATGGGTTAAAGAAGTCTATATCCAATTACAGGCAGCCTGGACTAAAAAAGATTGGAATTTGGTGCGTTCTCTTGAAAGTGCCAGCCTCTACTCTCAACATAGTGCCCAACTGGAAGACTATATCCAATCTCAAACAACGAATATTTTGGAACGAGTTTATGTCGAGAATGTTCGAATCAAAGATTTCTACGAAAATCCAGATGGAAATGATACTCTAGTTGTTATCCTTTCATCTACTTTGAGAGACTATGTCATCGAAGATAAGACTCGTAAGGTTATTGAGGGAGACCCTCAAAAAGATTTATTTACAGTTTATCAAATGAACTTCATCCGCAAACATGGCAGTCAAACCGAAAGCTCTGTCCAAGATGAAGCCGTTAGCGACCGCTGTCCAAACTGTGGCGCTCCACTGAAAATATCAGCTATCAGCAAATGTGACTATTGCGGATCTGATATCACCCGTAGTCCAAACCAATGGGTTCTTGATACCTATGAAGTTGTGGATGAAGACGAACTATATAATTAGGAGGAAATTATGGGATTTATTCGTATGGCCAAAGAGCAAATTAAGGGAGTTGTTGATGTTGCCAAATCTGCTGGAATTAATAGTCTTAATGACAGTAAATTTAAGGAAGCCGTTGTACTTCCAGAACACGTATCATCAGAAGCATTAGCTGTTAAAGGAATTCTTCTTACAAAAGACCCTGACGGAGTTTCTAGACAAGGTAATCAACATACAGGACTTTTAACAGATGGTTCTGTCGTAATTGTGCCACAAGGTTATGTTGCTATCCTTGTAAATAACGGTACTTTCCTTGGTGATGTTTTAGAAGCTGGTAGCCATGAATGGCGCTCTGGCGAAAACGCTTGGCTTCTAGAAAAAGGGGGAATTAAGGGCACTTGGGAAAACTTCAAGCACCGCTTTTCATTCGCTGGTCAAGTCGTTACTCAACAAGAAATCATCTTTGTCCGTATCCAACCGATTGCGGGTAATAAATTTGGTACCCAAAACGCTGTAGAATACTTCAGTGAACGTTACCAACAATTGCTCAACATCCGTTTCTATGGTTTATTTGATATCAAGATTTCTGATCCAGTCCTTTTCTACGTTAGCTCAATCAGTCAACAGATTGAAGAACATAAACCATTTACACTCCAAGATATTGCTCAAGGAACTCTTCGACAAAATATCTCTCCTAAAATTGCTATCGCAATTTCCAAATTCACTAATGAGTACCGAGTTGATATCTATAGCCTAAATGCTAATCAGGATACCTTCAATGAAATCGCTAAACAAGAAGTCAACAAGGTATGGACAGGACTTTACGGTATTGAAGCAACCAATATCCTTCTTGAGGATTTGAGCTACGACCAAGAAAGCTTGGAACTTGTTCGAAAACTTGACAGCGAACTCGTTGCAATGAAATACAATACCATCGAAATTGAAGAACGTCGTGCTCGTAACGAAGCTCTAATTGCGGCAGCCAATAACGAAGGTAATGGCAATGGTATGAACATGTTTATGGGTATGAATCTCGGTCAAACTCTCGGTGGCCAACTCACCCAACAAGCTCAACCTGTTAGTCCAAATCAAACTGTTCCCCCAGTACAACCTGCTGATCCAAACCAAGCATTTACTCCGACCCAAACTGCAAGTCCTGAGCAAGTTGCTAGCCCAGTAGAAACTGTTATCCCTGAACAACCCGCTAACTCAGTAGAAACTACTAATCCAGAAGTAACAACTCCTGTTCAAGAATCTACAACTCAAGAAGTAACAACTCCTTCAGTAGAAACTACTAGTCAAGAAAAACCAACTAATAAAAACTTCTACATCGAAGTCGATGGCAAGTACGTATTAGTAACCAAAGATGAAGAAGGAAACATCGTTCCTGTCAACTAATCTCACTTCCCTGATATTTGAGAAATCTTACGACTTATGATACAATAAAGAGTAAATTATTTTATTAAAGAGGTAAAAACATGATTGAAGCAAGTAAATTAAAGGCTGGTATGACCTTTGAAACAGCTGACGGAAAATTGATCCGCGTTTTGGAAGCTAGCCACCACAAACCAGGTAAAGGAAACACTATCATGCGTATGAAATTGCGTGATGTCCGTACTGGTTCAACATTTGAAACTAGCTACCGCCCAGAGGAAAAATTTGAACAAGCGATTATCGAAACTGTGCCAGCACAATACTTGTACAAAATGGATGATACAGCTTATTTCATGAACACTGAAACTTACGACCAATACGAAATTCCTGTTGTAAATGTTGAAAATGAATTGCTTTACATCCTTGAAAATTCTGAAGTTAAAATTCAATTTTATGGAACTGAAGTAATCGGTGTAACAGTACCTACAACTGTTGAATTGACAGTTGCTGAAACTCAACCTTCTATTAAAGGTGCTACTGTTACCGGTTCTGGTAAACCAGCTACAATGGAAACTGGACTTGTCGTTAACGTTCCAGACTTCATCGAAGCAGGACAAAAACTCGTTATCAACACTGCAGAAGGAACTTACGTTTCTCGTGCCTAATCTCTAGAAAGAGGTCATTCTATGGGAATTGAAGAACAATTAGGCGAAATCGTTATCGCCCCACGTGTACTTGAAAAAATCATTGCAATCGCTACAGCTAAAGTTGATGGTGTCCACTCTTTTTCAAACAAATCAGTATCTGACACCCTTTCAAAACTTTCACTTGGTCGTGGCGTCTATCTAAAAGAATCTGAAGAAGAGCTAACAGCTGATATCTATCTCTATCTTGAGTATGGTGTCAAGGTTCCTAAGGTTGCAATGGCTATTCAAAAAGCTGTAAAAGATGCCGTTCGTAATATGGCTGATGTTGAACTCAATGCTGTGAATATTCACGTTGCTGGTATTGCACCAGATAAGACACCAAAACCAGCATTAAAAGATTTGTTTGATGAGGACTTCCTCAATGACTAGTCCATTATTAGAATCTAGACGCGAACTACGAAAATGTGCCTTCCAAGCACTGATGAGTCTTGAATATGGTTCTGATATTGAAACAGCTTGTCGCTTCGCTTATACTCATGATCGAGAAGACGACGAGGTAAAACTCCCTAGCTTCCTAATCGATCTTGTATCTGGTGTTCAAGCTCAAAAAGAGGAACTAGACAAACAAATCACTCAGCATTTAAAGGCTGGTTGGACGATTGAACGTTTAACCTTAGTTGAAAAGAATTTATTGCGTTTGGGAGTTTTCGAAATCACTTCATTTGATACTCCTCAACTCGTAGCTGTGAATGAAGCTATTGAACTTGCAAAAAGCTTTTCAGATCAAAAATCAGCCCGTTTCATCAACGGACTGCTCAGCCAGTTTGTAACTGAAGAAAACTAAATATAGAAAAAAGTGTTTGACTATTATCAAACACTTTTTTACTACACTTCCATCGAAACTTGGAGTCCAGGTTAACAAAAAAGTTAGAACTATTATAAGTTCTAGCTTTTTTATATTTCTTAATATTTTCTAAAGCGTTTGTAACGTTCCTCAATAAGTTGATCTAGTGGAAGTTTCCCAAGTTCATCAAGTTCTGCTCGGAGTTGTTCTTTGACTTGCTTGATTAAATCTTTGCTTGATAGGCCCACCTCAGAAATAACCTTATCTACAATCTTCATATCTAGCAATTCGAAAGAAGTAATTTTCATCAACTCTGCAGCTTCCATGGCACGACTGCCATCTTTCCAAAGAATAGACGCAAATCCTTCAGGACTGAGAACTGCATAGATTGAGTTTTCTAACATCCAAACACGGTCAGCTACTGCAAGAGCTAGGGCTCCACCAGAACCACCTTCACCAATAATAATGGCAATAATTGGCACCTTAAGATCGCTCATCTCCATGAGGTTACGAGCAATAGCTTCACCTTGACCACGCTCCTCTGCACCGACACCAGGATAGGCACCCGCAGTGTTGATAAAGGTTACAACAGGACGACCAAATTTTTCAGCCTGCTTCATCAAGCGAAGGGCTTTTCGATAGCCTTCTGGATGAGGTTGACCAAAGTTACGGTTAAGATTGTCTTGTAAACTTTTACCTTTTTGAATCCCAACAACAGTTACTGCTTGGTCTCCCAACCAACCGATACCACCAATAACAGCACCATCATCTCGGAAAGAGCGATCACCATGGAGCTCTACAAAGTCATCAAATATTCCGGTTGCGAAGTCCAAGGCAGTTAAGCGGGTTTGTTCACGTGCTTCTCTGACGATTTTTGCAATATTCATAAACAATCCCCCTTATGTAACCTTACTAATCGAGCAATCATATCTGGCAATTCTCTCCGTTTAACAATCGCATCCACAAAGCCATGTTCTAACAAAAACTCTGCCTTCTGGAAATCCTCTGGCAAATCTTCCCTTACGGTATTTTCAATGACACGGCGTCCAGCAAATCCTACTAAACTTTGAGGCTCTGCCAAGATGATATCACCCTCCATAGCAAAGGAAGCTGTAACACCACCAGTTGTTGGATCAGTAAGGATTGTTAGGTAAAATAAACCTGCATTGGAATGACGTTTGACTGCTGCAGAGATTTTAGCCATCTGCATCAAACTCATGATTCCTTCTTGCATACGTGCTCCACCAGATGCTGTAAACAAGACGACTGGTAATTTTTCAGCTGTCGCGTATTCAAACAAACGAGTGATTTTTTCACCAACTACTGTTCCCATAGATGCCATGATAAAATTAGAATCCATGATTCCGAGAGCAACTTTCTCACCCTTAATCAAAGCAGTTCCTGTGACAACAGCCTCATCAAGACCTGTTTTTTCACGCATAGAGGCTAATTTTTTCTGGTAACCTGGAAATTCCAATGGATCTTGCGTCTCAATTCCTGTGAACATCTCTAGGAAGCTTCCCATATCAATGGTTAAAGCAAGGCGCTCTTGAGCTGAAATACGGAAGGTATAGCCACAGTGAGGACAAATACGTTCACTCCCCAAGTCCTTTTGGTAAATCGTATATTTGCAACCTGGACATTGGGAGAAGAGCTCATCTGGAACCTCTGGCTTGATCTGAGGTTGATTTACAGTCGAACGATTGGGATTGATTCGAATATATTTATCTTTTTTACTAAATAGAGCCATACATCCCCCTTTTCAGTCTTATACTATTTTTACATTATTCTTTTTCTTGATAGTGTGGTAAGAAAGTTTCCATCAAGAATGAAGTATCGTAGTCTCCTGCTATCACGCGACGATCTGAAATCAAATCGAGTTGGAAATCAGCATTAGTGACAACCCCTTCAATTTCGAGCTCATAAAGAGCTCGTTGCATTTTCATGAGTGCATCAAAACGATTTTCACCATGAACAATAATTTTAGCAATCATACTATCATAGTATGGCGGAATGGTATAACCAGGATAAACTGCTGAGTCCACTCGCAAGCCCACACCACCACTTGGTAGATAAAGATTGGTAATCTTACCTGGACTTGGTGCAAAATTAAAGGCTGGGTTTTCTGCATTGATACGGCACTCAATAGCATGTCCTTTTAGAACAATGTCTTCTTGCTTCAAGGTCAAAGATTGACCTGCAGCGATTC from Streptococcus sp. oral taxon 061 includes these protein-coding regions:
- a CDS encoding Asp23/Gls24 family envelope stress response protein → MGIEEQLGEIVIAPRVLEKIIAIATAKVDGVHSFSNKSVSDTLSKLSLGRGVYLKESEEELTADIYLYLEYGVKVPKVAMAIQKAVKDAVRNMADVELNAVNIHVAGIAPDKTPKPALKDLFDEDFLND
- the gatA gene encoding Asp-tRNA(Asn)/Glu-tRNA(Gln) amidotransferase subunit GatA; the encoded protein is MTFNNKTIEDLHNLLVSKEISATELTQATLDDIKAREEAINAFVTIAEDQALAQAKAIDEAGIDADNVLSGIPLAVKDNISTDGLLTTAASKMLYNYEPIFDATAVANAKSKGMIIVGKTNMDEFAMGGSGETSYYGPTKNAWDHSKVPGGSSSGSAAAVASGQVRLSLGSDTGGSIRQPAAFNGIVGLKPTYGTVSRFGLIAFGSSLDQIGPFAPTVKENALLLNAIASEDAKDSTSAPVRVADFTSKIGQDIKGMRIALPKEYLGEGIDPEVKESILNAAKHFEKLGAIVEEVSLPHSKYGVAVYYIIASSEASSNLQRFDGIRYGYRAEDATNLDEIYVNSRSQGFGEEVKRRIMLGTFSLSSGYYDAYYKKAGQVRTLIIQDFEKVFADYDLILGPTAPSVAYDLDSLNHDPVAMYLADLLTIPVNLAGLPGISIPAGFVQGLPVGLQLIGPKYSEKTIYQAAAAFEATTDYHKQQPVIFGGDN
- the efp gene encoding elongation factor P → MIEASKLKAGMTFETADGKLIRVLEASHHKPGKGNTIMRMKLRDVRTGSTFETSYRPEEKFEQAIIETVPAQYLYKMDDTAYFMNTETYDQYEIPVVNVENELLYILENSEVKIQFYGTEVIGVTVPTTVELTVAETQPSIKGATVTGSGKPATMETGLVVNVPDFIEAGQKLVINTAEGTYVSRA
- the gatC gene encoding Asp-tRNA(Asn)/Glu-tRNA(Gln) amidotransferase subunit GatC — protein: MKITQEEVTHVANLSKLKFTENETAEFATTLSKIVDMVELLSEVDTTGVEPTTTMADRKTVLRPDVAEKGTDRDRLFKNVPEKENYYIKVPAILDDGGDA
- a CDS encoding zinc-ribbon domain-containing transport protein — translated: MKKLYTLIATFLLLLFVTPLQSIDAGVGHSRSGSSSHSSSRSSSSSRSSSSSRSRSNGSSSSRSSYRSGGSYSSLDGSLGTGMSILIMFGVGAFLLFMLIKYLSDQNSSSGKSYGSSPSYNAEPTLHRRVINNTLAIDRVRSGDPNFDADTFTSWVKEVYIQLQAAWTKKDWNLVRSLESASLYSQHSAQLEDYIQSQTTNILERVYVENVRIKDFYENPDGNDTLVVILSSTLRDYVIEDKTRKVIEGDPQKDLFTVYQMNFIRKHGSQTESSVQDEAVSDRCPNCGAPLKISAISKCDYCGSDITRSPNQWVLDTYEVVDEDELYN
- the nusB gene encoding transcription antitermination factor NusB; the protein is MTSPLLESRRELRKCAFQALMSLEYGSDIETACRFAYTHDREDDEVKLPSFLIDLVSGVQAQKEELDKQITQHLKAGWTIERLTLVEKNLLRLGVFEITSFDTPQLVAVNEAIELAKSFSDQKSARFINGLLSQFVTEEN
- a CDS encoding acetyl-CoA carboxylase carboxyl transferase subunit alpha — translated: MNIAKIVREAREQTRLTALDFATGIFDDFVELHGDRSFRDDGAVIGGIGWLGDQAVTVVGIQKGKSLQDNLNRNFGQPHPEGYRKALRLMKQAEKFGRPVVTFINTAGAYPGVGAEERGQGEAIARNLMEMSDLKVPIIAIIIGEGGSGGALALAVADRVWMLENSIYAVLSPEGFASILWKDGSRAMEAAELMKITSFELLDMKIVDKVISEVGLSSKDLIKQVKEQLRAELDELGKLPLDQLIEERYKRFRKY
- a CDS encoding SPFH domain-containing protein, producing MGFIRMAKEQIKGVVDVAKSAGINSLNDSKFKEAVVLPEHVSSEALAVKGILLTKDPDGVSRQGNQHTGLLTDGSVVIVPQGYVAILVNNGTFLGDVLEAGSHEWRSGENAWLLEKGGIKGTWENFKHRFSFAGQVVTQQEIIFVRIQPIAGNKFGTQNAVEYFSERYQQLLNIRFYGLFDIKISDPVLFYVSSISQQIEEHKPFTLQDIAQGTLRQNISPKIAIAISKFTNEYRVDIYSLNANQDTFNEIAKQEVNKVWTGLYGIEATNILLEDLSYDQESLELVRKLDSELVAMKYNTIEIEERRARNEALIAAANNEGNGNGMNMFMGMNLGQTLGGQLTQQAQPVSPNQTVPPVQPADPNQAFTPTQTASPEQVASPVETVIPEQPANSVETTNPEVTTPVQESTTQEVTTPSVETTSQEKPTNKNFYIEVDGKYVLVTKDEEGNIVPVN
- a CDS encoding TIGR02206 family membrane protein; the encoded protein is MHHFITRTQTTPPPIPIFWYGVMIGLLALSIYASLTYYKNPKFVRLFKWIQIAQLLALYTWYIGFSIPFSNSLPLYHCRLAMFAVVFLPDKWKTKQYFALLGASGAVFALGYPVFDPYDFPHITSFSFLIGHYALLVNSLVYLMNHYDKNLLKKYRIIAYTFILNLFLVGVNQVTGGNYGLLNTTPFIPDAPIWIKYLLVSIILSSALVLFDILFKKRWQKKIALEKIKF
- a CDS encoding TIGR02206 family membrane protein gives rise to the protein MTLWELLFTSKKTVPPHLGAFYFLLPTSLVIIAVLSMRYASSKRYREFWYWGQLIQLLIINAWYIAARLPLSEALPFYHSRMAMWIILFAPDKTFFKQYFALVGVFGSIMALVYPVFYPFPFPHVSSVNNVFGHLALLANCLIYLVRYYKVEKGDTWKICQMTLGVNAIILIANLLTGGNYGFMSKPPVIGDHGSLLNYLIVTSLMTGILILINQLAKYKHKNS
- the gatB gene encoding Asp-tRNA(Asn)/Glu-tRNA(Gln) amidotransferase subunit GatB is translated as MNFETVIGLEVHVELNTNSKIFSPTSAHFGNDQNANTNVIDWSFPGVLPVLNKGVVDAGIKAALALNMDIHQKMHFDRKNYFYPDNPKAYQISQFDEPIGYNGWIEVELEDGTTKKIGIERAHLEEDAGKNTHGTDGFSYVDLNRQGVPLIEIVSEADMRSPEEAYAYLTALKEVIQYAGISDVKMEEGSMRVDANISLRPYGQEKFGTKTELKNLNSFSNVRKGLEYEVQRQAEILRSGGQIRQETRRYDEANKATILMRVKEGAADYRYFPEPDLPLFEISDEWIEEMRTELPEFPKERRARYVSQLGLSDYDASQLTANKVTSDFFEKAVALGGDAKQVSNWLQGEVAQFLNAEGKTLEQIELTPENLVEMIAIIEDGTISSKIAKKVFVHLAKNGGGAREYVEKAGLVQISDPDILIPIIHQVFADNEVAVADFKSGKRNADKAFTGFLMKATKGQANPQVALKLLSQELAKLKENE